The following is a genomic window from Hymenobacter monticola.
GCATCGACGAGTTGAAACTCCGCGACTCCGACTTCAACAACTTCACGCTGGGCAAGTCCAAGCTGCTGCCCATTCCGCAGACCGACATCGACATCGACCGCAGCATCGTGCAAAACCCCGGTTACTAAGCTACAAAGCCGCACAACCGCTGTTCCGGAGCAATACCGGAGCGGCGGTTGTTTGGGCTGTGGACCTTTCCGCTTCACCTTTCCTTCCTTTGCCGATGCGTTATTTCCTACCCCTGGCCCGCGCGTTTGCGGTGTCGCTGCTGATGCTGCCGGGCGCGGCCTGCCAGAAAACCAAGCCGGCGCCGTTTGTGCCGGTGGTGCCCACCGTCAACTCGGGCCCCACATTCGTGAACCCGCTGCTGCCCTCCGGCCCCGACCCGTGGGTGTACCAGAAGGACGGGTTTTACTACTACATGCACACGCTGAACGACCGGCTGGCCATCTGGAAAACCCCCAAAATGTCGGACCTAGGCACCACGCCCAGCCAGGTGGTCTGGACGCCGCCGGCCAACAGCCCGGCCGCCGGCAACCTGTGGGCGCCGGAGCTCTACTTCCTCGACGGCAAGTGGTACATCTACTACACGGCCGGGCCCGCCGGCACCAACCTGGGCCTGCAGCGCACCTGGGTGCTCGAAAACTCCTCGGCCGACCCCACCACCGGGAGTTGGGTTGACAAGGGCCGTATCTTCAATGCCGGTGAGGACTACTGGGCCATCGACGGCACGGTGCTGGAGCAAAACGGCAACCGCTACCTTATCTGGTCGGGCCACAACGGCATCGACGGCGTGCAGCGCCTCTACATCTCGCAAATGAGCAACCCCTGGACCCTGACCGGGCCGCGGGTGGAGCTGTCGCGGCCGCAATACGCCTGGGAACTCAACGGCTTCGGCGTGAACGAAGGCCCCGAAATCCTGAAGCGCGGCAACAAAACCCATTTGGTGTACTCGGCCAGCTTTTGCGGCACCGACCAGTACGTGCTGGGCATGATGACGGCCAGCAGCACTGCCGACCCCATGTTGCCGGCCTCGTGGGTGAAGGCGGCCACGCCGGTATTCTCCCAAAACCCCGCCAACCGGGCCTACGCCACCGGCCACAACGCCTTCTTCAAATCCAAGGATGGCAGCGAAGACTGGATTATCTACCACGCCAACTCCAATCCCAATGAGGGCTGCGTGGAAAAGCGCAACCCGCGCATGCAAAAGTTTACCTGGAATGCCGACGACACGCCCAACTTCGGCACGCCCGTGGCCGTTGGCACGGCCGTCACCAAGCCCAGCGGCGAGTAGCCGGCCCGCCTTGTTCTTTCTTCGTTGACCTATTTTAACCCACCCGTTTCTATGTTCTTCCTGCTATCCTCCGCCCTGCCGGCGCTTACGCCGGCCCGGGGCCACCGCTCATGGCTGCGCTGGGTGGCCCTGCTTTTTTTAATGGTTGTCTTGGCGCGCCCGGCCTCGGCGCTGCAGGGCGCCCAGGGTGTGCACGACCCCTCCACCATCGTGAAAGAGGGCAACAAATACTGGATTTTCGCCACCGGCCAGGGCGTCTACAGCATGTATTCCACCGACTTGGTGAACTGGACGGCCGGGCCGCGCCCGGTTTTCGTCAACAACAACTACCCGAGCTGGATTAACACCAAGGTGCCGGGCTTCCAGGGCAACTTCTGGGCGCCGGAGTGCATTTTCATGAACGGCAAGTACTACCTGTACTACTCCTGCTCCACGTTCGGCTCGAAGATTTCGGCCATTGGCCTGGCCACCAACGTGACCCTGGACCCCGCCAACCCCAGCTACAATTGGGTCGACGAAGGCGAAGTGGTGTCGTCCAACGCCGGCAGCAGCGCCAATGCCATCGACCCGGCCATCTTCAAAGACACCAACGGCGATGTGTGGCTCAGCTACGGCTCCTTTTTCGGCGGCCTGCGGGTGCAGCAGTTGAACGCAACCACCGGCAAGCCCCTGGCCGGCAGCACGGCCGTGGCGGTGGGCGCCGGCAATACCGAAGCCGCCTACCTCACCAAGCGCGGCAACTTCTACTACCTGTTCATGAACCGCGGCGCCTGCTGCAACGGCCTTAACAGCACCTACTACATTGTGGTGGGCCGCTCCACGTCGCCCACCGGCCCTTTCCTGGACCAGAACGGCGTGAACCTGAACACCAACACCGGCGGCTCGGTGGTGCTCAACGTGTCGGGCCGCTACGTGGGCCCCGGCCACGCCGGCATCTTTGAAGAAGGCGGCGTCAGCTATTTCTCGCACCACTACTACGACGGCGACGACAACGGCGCACCCAAGCTGGGCCTGGCCAAGCTGACCTGGGACGCGGCCAACTGGCCCGTGGTGAGCCGCGACTGGGTGACCCCGGGCCGGTACGAAATTGCCAGCCAAAACAGCTCCCTGGTGTGGCAGGCGCAGGGCTGCACCGGCGCCGCGGGCGAGGCCATCACGCAAGGCACGCGCACCGGCCAACCCTGCCAGCAGTGGGACGTGGTATCGGCCGGCGACGGCGAATACCGCATCGAAAACGCCGTTAGCAGCATGGCGGCCGGCGTGGTCGGCTGCTCGTCGGCCAACGGCGCCGCGCTGGAACTGGCTACTTCCATCAACAACCCGTGCCGCCTGTTCCGCATCGACCGGGCCAACGACGGCACCCTAGTGTTTGCCTCGGCCAACGGCAACCGGGTGGTGGAAGTTCCCTCGGCCTCCACGGCGCCGGGCACCCGGCTGGCTTTGTTCAACTACAACGGCTGCCTCTGCCAGCGCTGGCGCCTCACCGTGAACGGGGTGCTGGGCACGGCGGCTGCCCAGCCATTGCGCGACGTGAGCATCTACCCGGTACCGGCCGTGCAAGGCCATTTCACGGTTGACCTCGGGGCTGGCAAGGCGGCTGAAGCAACAACTGTGGCGGTGTCCAACCTGACAGGCCAAGTGGTTTTCCGTCAGGTGTTCGGTGCTCAGCAAGCCAGGCTCAGCGTGGAAGCCGGCCTGAAGCCCGGCATCTACTTGGTGCAAGTGGAGCGGGGCGGCCGCTGGCATTCGCAGAAGCTCAGCGTGCAGTAGCGCACCGGCAGGCAACTCAGCGGCACCGTGACGGACCAGCAAGTGCCCAATAAGAACGGCCAGCCGGACGAAGTGGCGTTTGGCGGCCGCTAGCAGGAAACAACCATAGGGCTGGTTAGAAATAAGAACGTCATGCTGAGCGCAGTCGAAGCATCTCTACCGCTTCGTTGCAAAGGCTCAGACAAAGCAGTGGAGATGCTTCGACTGCGCTCAGCATGACGTTCGGGTCTAAAATATACCTCCCGCATCAAGCCGATTTCTCTATCAAATTCCCACTCCCACCCAATGCGGAATAACCTTACTACGCTGGACCTGCTGGTCTTTTTCGTTTACCTGATTGGGGTGTCGGCCTACGGCTTCTACATCTACCAAAGTAAAAAGAAGGCCGAGCAGAGCACCAAAGACTACTTCCTGGCCGAAGGTTCGCTCACGTGGTGGGCCATTGGCGCCAGCATGATTGCGTCGAACATCTCGGCCGAGCAGTTCATTGGCATGTCGGGGTCCGGCTTCAAAGTGGGGGTGGCCGTGGCTGCCTACGAATGGGTGGCGGCCGTGGTGCTCATCATCGTGGCCGTGTTCTTTATGCCGGTGTACCTGAAGAATAAAATCTTCACGATGCCGCAGTTTCTGGAGCAGCGCTACAACTCCACGCTTAGCCTGATAATGAGCATTTTCTGGCTGTTTCTGTACGTACTGGTCAACCTGACTTCCATCCTGTACCTCGGCGCGCTGGCCTTGAGCAACCTAGTGGGCGGCGACTCCTTCCACGTCATCATTGTGCTGCTGGCCCTGTTCTCGCTGCTCATCTCCATTGGGGGTATGAAGGTGGTTGGCTACACCGACGTGGTGCAGGTGGTGGTGCTAGTAGTGGGCGGCCTGGTGACCA
Proteins encoded in this region:
- a CDS encoding glycoside hydrolase family 43 protein; this translates as MRYFLPLARAFAVSLLMLPGAACQKTKPAPFVPVVPTVNSGPTFVNPLLPSGPDPWVYQKDGFYYYMHTLNDRLAIWKTPKMSDLGTTPSQVVWTPPANSPAAGNLWAPELYFLDGKWYIYYTAGPAGTNLGLQRTWVLENSSADPTTGSWVDKGRIFNAGEDYWAIDGTVLEQNGNRYLIWSGHNGIDGVQRLYISQMSNPWTLTGPRVELSRPQYAWELNGFGVNEGPEILKRGNKTHLVYSASFCGTDQYVLGMMTASSTADPMLPASWVKAATPVFSQNPANRAYATGHNAFFKSKDGSEDWIIYHANSNPNEGCVEKRNPRMQKFTWNADDTPNFGTPVAVGTAVTKPSGE
- a CDS encoding family 43 glycosylhydrolase, with amino-acid sequence MFFLLSSALPALTPARGHRSWLRWVALLFLMVVLARPASALQGAQGVHDPSTIVKEGNKYWIFATGQGVYSMYSTDLVNWTAGPRPVFVNNNYPSWINTKVPGFQGNFWAPECIFMNGKYYLYYSCSTFGSKISAIGLATNVTLDPANPSYNWVDEGEVVSSNAGSSANAIDPAIFKDTNGDVWLSYGSFFGGLRVQQLNATTGKPLAGSTAVAVGAGNTEAAYLTKRGNFYYLFMNRGACCNGLNSTYYIVVGRSTSPTGPFLDQNGVNLNTNTGGSVVLNVSGRYVGPGHAGIFEEGGVSYFSHHYYDGDDNGAPKLGLAKLTWDAANWPVVSRDWVTPGRYEIASQNSSLVWQAQGCTGAAGEAITQGTRTGQPCQQWDVVSAGDGEYRIENAVSSMAAGVVGCSSANGAALELATSINNPCRLFRIDRANDGTLVFASANGNRVVEVPSASTAPGTRLALFNYNGCLCQRWRLTVNGVLGTAAAQPLRDVSIYPVPAVQGHFTVDLGAGKAAEATTVAVSNLTGQVVFRQVFGAQQARLSVEAGLKPGIYLVQVERGGRWHSQKLSVQ